The Miscanthus floridulus cultivar M001 chromosome 7, ASM1932011v1, whole genome shotgun sequence genome includes a region encoding these proteins:
- the LOC136462617 gene encoding uncharacterized protein, translating into MEAYVGAAPAAGVFAGYGTAATRPFILRLRRRRRVGGGGSPRSSAGRVRLVRAPSPRAAGDAGDLPPLDKWDIMELDFGRFLGEDPKLTLAKILLKKSDPDASSLDVEKLIATKKDKLDDILRECIEANKKDQGFNTSESGSPLNTTRPTTSKPTESKSSLNISRPVMGKPIQDGPPLTLLRPAGSKPKQDEPSLAPLRPVGSKANEDTPSLMLSRPIGSKPKVRDTPIQDSWPSKESLAAATELSEVGSISRASEVDVTLRKPTVYQSEDDDLKSKLKIKPNINLKMRKDMNEDLMNISLLQKPDVAKDTSNPEQDNASASPATVSAIVDNSELEPESNGLDEKLVTENVHESSGLDDDSTAGLQPSGQTFIQETSTSAGPVDNQSATSNNFSMQAFLQGKPKRENQSAEILPSEVDEKMNATDNKNYVDDGGNVLPSKLEDITESDWTRLEHYASTGEKVEVELINCSAKGFVVSLDSLIGFLPYRNLATKWKFLAFETWLRRKGGDPSLYKQSLGLDDNFEVNDMNIEPESSSVSKIAGEDQESVSSKPKFEDLIRAYNQEKSKFLSSFIGQRLRVSVVLADRNSKRIFFSMKPKESEEFIQKKKNLMARLNVGDIVQCTIKRFVYFGIFVEVEGVPALIQQWEVSWDDTLDPAVSYKIGQVVDAKVIQLDYNNSRIFLSLKDVKPNLSIGALEAVIGEDLSLGGALEPVQADFEWPEVDALMEEMWKIEGVRDVYKGRFFQSPGLAPTFQVYMAPVVGPKYKLLARYGNNVQEVMVETTLGKEELKEAILMCTNRVC; encoded by the exons ATGGAGGCCTACGTGGGTGCCGCGCCCGCGGCCGGCGTGTTCGCGGGCTACGGCACCGCAGCCACGCGCCCCTTCATCCTccgccttcgccgccgccgccgcgtcggagGCGGCGGGTCTCCGCGTTCCAGCGCCGGGCGAGTGCGCCTCGTCCGGGCGCCGTCGCCGCGCGCCGCTGGGGACGCGGGGGACCTGCCCCCGCTCGACAAGTGGGACATTATGGAGCTGGATTTCGGCAGGTTCCTCGGGGAGGACCCCAAGCTTACCCTCGCGAAG ATTCTTCTTAAGAAGTCAGATCCGGATGCCTCATCCCTCGATGTAGAGAAACTAATTGCCACAAAAAAGGACAAGCTAGATGATATTCTGAGGGAGTGCATAGAAGCTAATAAGAAGGACCAGGGTTTCAACACATCAGAAAGTGGATCCCCTTTGAATACGACACGTCCGACAACAAGCAAGCCGACTGAAAGCAAAAGTTCTTTGAATATTTCCAGGCCTGTTATGGGCAAACCTATCCAAGACGGGCCTCCATTGACTTTACTTCGACCAGCAGGAAGCAAACCGAAGCAAGATGAACCTTCTCTGGCTCCGTTGCGACCAgttggaagcaaagcaaatgaagatACACCTTCATTAATGTTGTCGCGGCCAATTGGGAGCAAACCAAAGGTACGGGACACTCCGATACAGGATAGTTGGCCCAGTAAAGAGAGTTTAGCTGCTGCAACAGAGCTCAGTGAGGTGGGGAGCATCTCAAGAGCAAGCGAGGTGGATGTCACCTTGCGGAAACCCACCGTGTATCAGAGTGAGGATGATGATTTGAAGTCGAAGCTTAAAATCAAGCCAAATATTAACCTGAAAATGAGGAAAGATATGAACGAGGACTTAATGAACATTTCTCTCCTTCAAAAGCCAGATGTTGCAAAAGATACTTCTAATCCAGAGCAGGACAATGCCTCTGCTAGCCCTGCCACAGTTTCTGCTATAGTGGATAACAGCGAACTTGAGCCAGAATCAAATG GTCTTGATGAAAAATTAGTAACTGAAAATGTTCATGAATCATCTGGGCTTGATGACGATTCTACTGCAG GACTACAGCCATCAGGTCAAACTTTCATTCAAGAAACAAGTACTTCTGCTGGACCAGTGGATAACCAATCAGCTACCAGCAACAATTTCTCTATGCAGGCTTTCTTGCAAGGAAAACCTAAAAG AGAAAACCAATCTGCTGAAATATTGCCATCTGAAGTAGATGAAAAGATGAATGCTACTGATAATAAAAATTATGTTGATGATGGGGGAAATGTCTTACCATCAAAGCTGGAG GACATCACAGAGAGTGACTGGACAAGGTTAGAGCATTACGCAAGTACTGGAGAAAAGGTTGAGGTGGAGCTGATAAATTGCAGTGCAAAGGGATTTGTT GTGTCACTTGACTCACTGATAGGTTTCTTACCATACCGTAATCTTGCTACAAAGTGGAAATTCTTAGCCTTTGAGACTTGGTTAAGAAGGAAGGGTGGCGATCCTTCCTTGTATAAGCAGAGTTTGGGATTAGATGATAATTTTGAGGTTAATGACATGAACATAGAACCAGAATCTAGCTCAGTTTCCAAAATAGCTGGTGAGGATCAAGAATCTGTGTCATCTAAGCCGAAGTTTGAAGATCTTATTCGAGCATACAACCAAGAAAAATCCAAGTTTTTATCATCATTTATTGGTCAA AGACTCCGAGTATCAGTTGTCCTGGCTGACAGAAACTCCAAGCGGATATTTTTCTCTATGAAGCCAAAAGAGAGTGAAGAATTTATCCAGAAAAAGAAAaacctgatg GCTAGGCTCAACGTAGGAGATATTGTTCAGTGCACTATCAAGAGATTTGTTTACTTCGGGATATTTGTTGAG GTTGAAGGTGTTCCTGCATTGATTCAGCAGTGGGAAGTGTCATGGGATGACACCTTAGATCCAGCAGTTTCTTACAAAATTGGTCAG GTTGTGGATGCTAAAGTTATTCAACTGGACTACAATAATAGCCGTATATTTTTGTCACTTAAAGATGTAAAG CCAAATCTATCCATAGGTGCTTTGGAAGCAGTAATTGGTGAGGATTTATCACTTGGTGGAGCTCTTGAACCTGTGCAGGCAGATTTCGAG TGGCCTGAGGTAGATGCCCTTATGGAAGAGATGTGGAAAATAGAGGGTGTAAGAGATGTTTATAAAGGACGATTCTTCCAAAGCCCAGGGTTAGCTCCTACGTTTCAG GTTTACATGGCACCTGTGGTTGGTCCGAAATACAAACTCCTGGCACGGTATGGAAACAATGTTCAAGAG GTGATGGTGGAGACAACACTTGGGAAAGAAGAGTTGAAAGAGGCAATTTTGATGTGCACTAATAGGGTTTGCTGA